One window from the genome of Longimicrobium sp. encodes:
- a CDS encoding 2-phospho-L-lactate transferase CofD family protein: protein RAIEFAGAATARPQPEVLAALQAGPRAVVICPSNPFISIGPILAMPGLRGAIASCGAPVIAVSPIIAGQAVKGPTAKMFAELGTPPTAAAVAAHYGALLDGFVMEEGDDASGIAARVFPAATLMRSLEDKVALARTVLAAAEALR, encoded by the coding sequence GCGGGCGATCGAGTTCGCCGGCGCCGCGACGGCTCGGCCGCAGCCTGAGGTGCTGGCGGCGCTGCAGGCCGGGCCACGTGCCGTGGTGATCTGCCCGAGCAACCCATTCATCAGCATCGGGCCCATCCTGGCGATGCCGGGCCTGCGGGGGGCTATCGCGAGCTGCGGCGCGCCGGTGATTGCCGTCTCCCCGATTATCGCCGGGCAGGCGGTGAAGGGGCCGACGGCGAAGATGTTCGCCGAGCTCGGCACGCCCCCGACCGCGGCCGCCGTCGCCGCGCATTACGGCGCGCTGCTGGACGGCTTCGTCATGGAGGAAGGCGACGACGCAAGCGGCATCGCGGCGCGGGTCTTCCCTGCGGCGACGCTGATGCGGAGCCTTGAGGACAAGGTGGCGCTGGCGCGCACGGTGCTCGCCGCGGCGGAGGCGCTGCGGTGA